A stretch of DNA from Burkholderiales bacterium:
TTGCCGGCTATTGCGCAGCTTTCCGGCGACGGCGGCGCGCGCGATTTCCAGCGCGAACTTATTGTCTGCCGCCTGCGTATGCTGCGCTTTCCGCAGCAGGATATTGCCGCTGACAGCACCTTCCAGCCGCGCCTTGAAGCGACCGTTGCCGTCGAGCAGGACGAGGCCGATACCGCCATCCGCCATGCGATGCATCAGAGCCGGCGAAACCATCACGTTACCGAAGCACACGACCGAACCCAGGTGATGCAGCGGGACCTGCATCTTTTTTTCCCGCTCGACGTCGATGCGCAAGGTATCGTTCTCCAGATGCACATAGGCATTCGGCGTCATCACGTAAAGCGTGTTGAGTATGTGCCGCATCGCATTTGTCCTACAATAGTGTCCTGATCATGTCCTGTTTTGGAGACACTAATGGATTTCATCACCGTGCGCGAATTCCGCACCGAGCCAGGCAAGGTGTGGGAAAAGCTCGAAACCGAACGCGAACTCGTCGTGACGAAAAACGGAAAGCCTTTCGCGCTGTTGACCGCGACGCAACCGAACACGCTTGAGGAAGATTTGCGGAGCCTCCGTCAAACCCGATTGACGCGCATAATTGTTGAAATGCAATCGCGC
This window harbors:
- a CDS encoding type II toxin-antitoxin system Phd/YefM family antitoxin; the protein is MDFITVREFRTEPGKVWEKLETERELVVTKNGKPFALLTATQPNTLEEDLRSLRQTRLTRIIVEMQSRSAERGLDKMTVAEIDAEIAASRAERQERNARGR